The Cucumis melo cultivar AY chromosome 5, USDA_Cmelo_AY_1.0, whole genome shotgun sequence genome has a segment encoding these proteins:
- the 6F11 gene encoding serine hydroxymethyltransferase 4 has translation MDPVNDWGNTPLNTVDPEIFDLIEKEKRRQCRGIELIASENFTSFAVIEALGSALTNKYSEGMPGNRYYGGNEFIDEIENLCRSRALQAFRCDPTKWGVNVQPYSGSPANFAAYTALLQPHDRIMGLDLPSGGHLTHGYYTSGGKKISATSIYFESLPYKVDSTTGYIDYDKLEEKALDFRPKLIICGGSAYPRDWDYARFRAIADKCGALLLCDMAHISGLVAAQEAANPFEYCDVVTTTTHKSLRGPRAGMIFYRKGPKPPKKGQPEDAVYDYEDKINFSVFPALQGGPHNHQIGALAVALKQAMSPGFKAYAKQVKANAVALGNYLMNKGYKLVTGGTENHLVLWDLRPLGLTGNKVEKLCDLCNITVNKNAVFGDSSALAPGGVRIGAPAMTSRGLVEKDFEQIAEFLHRAVTITLNIQKEYGKLLKDFNKGLVNNKEIEELKADVEKFSGSFDMPGFLMSEMKYKD, from the exons CTTCGCCGTCATCGAAGCCCTTGGCAGTGCCTTGACCAACAAGTACTCCGAAGGCATGCCGGGAAATCGATACTATGGTGGAAATGAGTTCATCGACGAGATCGAGAATCTCTGCCGTTCCAGAGCTCTTCAGGCCTTCCGTTGCGATCCCACGAAATGGGGCGTTAATGTCCAGCCTTACTCTGGTTCACCCGCGAATTTCGCCGCTTACACTGCGTTGCTTCAGCCACATGACCGGATTATGGGACTGGATCTTCCATCTGGTGGTCATTTGACGCATGGTTATTACACCTCTGGTGGAAAGAAGATCTCTGCTACCTCCATTTACTTTGAGAGTTTGCCTTACAAGGTTGATTCCACTACTGGTTATATTGATTACGATAAGTTGGAGGAGAAGGCTTTGGATTTCAGACCAAAGTTGATTATCTGTGGTGGCAGTGCGTACCCGAGGGACTGGGATTATGCCAGATTCAGGGCAATTGCTGATAAATGCGGTGCTCTTCTTCTCTGTGATATGGCTCACATTAGTGGACTCGTTGCTGCTCAG GAAGCTGCAAACCCATTCGAGTATTGTGATGTCGTGACGACCACAACTCATAAGAGTTTGAGGGGTCCGAGGGCAGGTATGATCTTCTATAGGAAGGGTCCAAAGCCACCTAAGAAGGGTCAGCCCGAAGATGCTGTTTATGACTATGAAGACAAGATCAACTTCTCTGTCTTCCCGGCCCTTCAGGGTGGCCCTCACAATCACCAAATTGGTGCTTTAGCTGTTGCCTTGAAGCAGGCTATGTCCCCTGGGTTCAAGGCCTATGCTAAACAAGTTAAGGCCAATGCCGTGGCCCTCGGAAATTACCTGATGAACAAGGGTTACAAGCTTGTTACTGGAGGAACCGAGAACCACCTTGTTCTCTGGGATCTTCGTCCTTTGGGATTGACTG GCAACAAGGTTGAGAAGCTCTGCGACTTGTGCAACATCACCGTAAACAAAAACGCAGTGTTTGGTGACAGCAGTGCATTGGCTCCCGGAGGTGTCAGAATCG GTGCACCTGCCATGACTTCAAGAGGTTTGGTAGAGAAAGACTTCGAACAGATCGCAGAGTTCCTGCACCGTGCTGTAACCATCACCTTGAACATCCAGAAGGAATATGGAAAGCTGTTGAAGGACTTCAACAAGGGTCTTGTAAACAACAAGGAAATCGAAGAGCTCAAGGCTGATGTCGAGAAATTTTCGGGCTCTTTCGACATGCCAGGCTTCCTCATGTCGGAGATGAAGTACAAGGACTAG